The following are encoded in a window of Hyphomicrobiales bacterium genomic DNA:
- the gltB gene encoding glutamate synthase large subunit, which translates to MSGRRPGTILRGVGGRRTRMRRQEVKRIGRSMVGQERGRARVDPRLARLPWPLHGGPGPQGLYDPAREHDACGVGFIVNLKAVKSHDIINSGLKILVNLTHRGAVGADPSAGDGAGILVQIPQAFFAAEAERLGLALPAPGHWGLAQFFMPHDEQARTRIVEMVNRIVAEEGQTLIGWREVPNDNSCLGDMVKACEPAHRQAFIGRNPEIADEEEFERRLYIIRKRISNAVFSWADPATQGFYVVSMSCRIVTYKGMFLSHQLGAYYPDLHDPRFESALALVHQRFSTNTFPSWPLAHPYRMVAHNGEINTLRGNFNWMLARQATLRSELFGDELEKIWPVSYEGQSDTACFDNALEFLLRGGYSLAQAVMMLIPEAWAGNPLMDEDRRAFYEYHAALMEPWDGPAAVAFTDGRQIGATLDRNGLRPARYIVTNDDHVIMASETGVLDIPEEKIVRKWRLQPGKMLLIDLEEGRIISDDEIKASLSTKHPYRKWLNRTQIVLEDMPEVTGVAPRTNVPLLDRQQAFGYTVEDLRLLMAPMATTGQEAVGSMGTDTPISALSDKPKLLYTYFKQNFAQVTNPPIDSIREESVMSLVSFIGPRPNLFDTQGLSRVKRLEVRQPILTNEDLEKIRLIGEVADNQFRTETLDITYTCEHGAAGMRPALDDLRAVAEKAVRDGFNIIVLSDRLVGPQRIPIPALLATAAVHNHLIRAGLRTSVGLVVETGEAREVHHFCVLAGYGAEAINAYLAFETLYHMKEKLDDDLSDEELLKRYIKSVDKGILKVMSKMGISTYQSYCGAQIFDAVGLNSEFVDEFFFGTASMIEGVGLDEIAEETVRRHAAAFSRDPVLRAALDVGGEYAFRTRGETHAWRPEVVRDLQHAVRSNNHESYRAFARQINEQDERLFTIRGLFDLHSAGDAGRKPVAIEEVEPAAKIVKRFSTGAMSFGAISREAHTTLAIAMNRLGGKSNTGEGGEEPDRFKPLPNGDSMRSAVKQVASGRFGVTTEYLVNSDMMQIKMAQGAKPGEGGQLPGHKVDAIIAKVRHSTPGVGLISPPPHHDIYSIEDLAQLIFDLKNANPAADISVKLVSEVGVGTVAAGVAKARADHVTISGFEGGTGASPLTSIKHAGSPWEIGLAETHQTLVVNRLRGRISVQVDGGLRTGRDVIVAALLGADEFGFATAPLIAAGCIMMRKCHLNTCPVGIATQDPILRKRFVGLPEHVINYFFFVAEEARELMAKMGFRTFNEMIGQMQMLDKRRVVDHWKARGLDFSRLFRKPEAAPGVAIYKCEPQTHQINDVLDRKLIAEARPALEDKTPVRIETTIRNTNRTVGTMLSGEIARRYGHAGLPEDTIWIKFTGTAGQSFGAWVAHGVTLELEGDTNDYTGKGLSGGRLIVYPPAKSSIVPEESIVVGNTVLYGAISGECYFRGVAGERFAVRNSGAIAVIEGAGDHCCEYMTGGVVVVLGVTGRNFAAGMSGGIAYVLDEVGDFARRCNLAMVELEPVEQEEDLMERRLHQRGDLEGHGRVDVSADMTRFDEERLHQLITNHLRYTGSARAKAILGDWQAYLPKFVKVMPVEYRRALLELQAQEVTGEALAVAGE; encoded by the coding sequence CTGTCCGGGAGGCGGCCGGGAACCATCTTGCGGGGTGTCGGGGGGAGACGAACGCGGATGCGGAGGCAAGAAGTGAAGAGGATTGGGAGAAGCATGGTTGGGCAGGAACGCGGTCGCGCACGCGTGGACCCGCGGCTTGCCCGTTTGCCATGGCCGCTTCATGGCGGGCCCGGGCCCCAGGGTCTTTACGATCCTGCCCGCGAGCATGATGCTTGCGGCGTCGGCTTCATTGTCAACCTCAAGGCCGTCAAGTCGCACGACATCATCAACAGCGGTCTGAAGATCCTGGTCAATCTGACCCACCGCGGCGCCGTCGGCGCCGACCCGAGCGCCGGCGACGGCGCCGGCATTCTGGTGCAAATCCCGCAAGCGTTCTTCGCCGCGGAGGCCGAACGCCTCGGCTTGGCGCTGCCCGCGCCGGGTCATTGGGGCCTTGCCCAGTTTTTCATGCCGCACGACGAACAAGCAAGGACGCGCATCGTCGAGATGGTCAACCGCATCGTCGCCGAGGAGGGTCAGACGCTCATCGGCTGGCGCGAGGTGCCAAACGACAATTCCTGCCTCGGCGATATGGTCAAGGCGTGCGAGCCGGCGCATCGCCAAGCCTTCATCGGGCGCAACCCCGAGATCGCTGACGAGGAGGAATTCGAGCGCCGCCTCTACATCATCCGCAAACGGATTTCGAACGCGGTGTTCTCCTGGGCCGACCCGGCCACGCAGGGCTTTTACGTCGTCTCCATGTCCTGCCGCATTGTCACGTACAAGGGCATGTTCCTGTCGCACCAGCTCGGCGCCTACTATCCCGACCTGCACGATCCGCGCTTTGAATCGGCGCTCGCCCTGGTGCATCAGCGCTTCTCGACCAATACCTTCCCGAGCTGGCCCCTGGCGCATCCCTATCGCATGGTCGCCCATAATGGCGAGATCAACACGCTTCGCGGCAACTTCAACTGGATGCTCGCGCGCCAGGCGACCCTGCGCTCCGAGCTGTTCGGCGATGAGCTGGAGAAAATCTGGCCGGTCTCCTATGAGGGCCAGTCGGACACCGCCTGTTTCGACAATGCGCTCGAGTTCCTGCTTCGCGGCGGCTATTCGCTTGCCCAGGCGGTGATGATGCTGATTCCCGAGGCCTGGGCTGGCAACCCGCTGATGGATGAGGACCGGCGCGCCTTCTACGAATATCACGCAGCCCTGATGGAGCCATGGGACGGCCCGGCCGCGGTGGCCTTCACCGACGGGCGCCAGATCGGCGCCACGCTCGACCGCAACGGGCTGCGCCCGGCGCGCTATATCGTCACCAACGACGACCATGTGATCATGGCCTCCGAGACCGGCGTCCTCGATATCCCCGAAGAGAAGATCGTCCGCAAGTGGCGCCTGCAGCCGGGCAAGATGCTGCTGATCGACTTGGAGGAAGGCCGCATTATCTCCGACGACGAGATCAAGGCGAGCCTCTCGACGAAGCACCCTTATCGAAAGTGGCTCAACCGTACCCAGATCGTGCTCGAGGACATGCCCGAAGTGACCGGCGTCGCGCCGCGTACCAACGTGCCGTTGCTCGACCGCCAGCAGGCCTTTGGCTACACGGTGGAGGATCTGCGCCTGCTGATGGCGCCGATGGCGACGACCGGCCAGGAGGCGGTCGGCTCCATGGGGACGGACACGCCGATCTCGGCGCTCTCCGACAAGCCGAAGCTGCTCTATACCTATTTCAAGCAGAACTTCGCCCAGGTCACCAACCCGCCGATCGACTCGATCCGCGAGGAATCGGTCATGAGCCTGGTCTCGTTCATCGGGCCGCGGCCGAATCTGTTCGATACGCAGGGACTGTCGCGCGTGAAACGCTTGGAGGTGCGCCAGCCGATCCTCACCAACGAGGATCTGGAAAAGATCAGGCTCATTGGCGAGGTTGCCGACAACCAGTTCCGCACCGAGACCCTCGACATCACCTATACGTGCGAGCATGGCGCGGCCGGCATGCGGCCGGCGCTCGACGATCTGCGCGCGGTGGCTGAAAAGGCCGTGCGCGATGGCTTCAACATCATTGTGCTCTCTGACCGGCTGGTCGGCCCGCAGCGGATCCCGATCCCTGCCCTGCTCGCCACCGCGGCGGTCCACAACCATCTGATCCGCGCCGGCCTCCGGACCTCGGTCGGGCTGGTCGTTGAGACCGGCGAGGCGCGCGAGGTGCACCATTTCTGCGTCCTTGCCGGTTACGGCGCCGAGGCGATCAATGCCTATCTCGCCTTTGAGACGCTTTACCACATGAAGGAAAAGCTCGACGACGACCTGAGCGACGAAGAGCTCCTCAAGCGCTACATCAAGAGCGTCGACAAGGGCATCCTCAAGGTCATGTCCAAGATGGGCATCTCGACCTACCAGTCCTATTGCGGCGCGCAGATCTTCGACGCGGTCGGCCTCAACTCCGAATTCGTCGACGAGTTCTTCTTCGGTACCGCCAGCATGATCGAGGGTGTTGGCCTCGACGAGATCGCCGAGGAGACGGTGCGTCGCCACGCCGCCGCCTTCAGCCGCGACCCGGTGCTGCGTGCGGCGCTCGACGTCGGCGGCGAATACGCCTTCCGCACCCGCGGCGAGACCCACGCCTGGCGCCCCGAGGTGGTGCGCGACCTGCAGCATGCGGTGCGCTCGAACAATCATGAGAGCTATCGCGCCTTCGCCCGCCAGATCAACGAGCAGGACGAACGGCTGTTCACCATCCGCGGTCTGTTCGATCTGCACTCGGCGGGGGATGCCGGCCGCAAGCCGGTCGCAATCGAGGAGGTCGAGCCGGCGGCCAAGATCGTCAAACGCTTCTCGACCGGCGCCATGTCCTTCGGCGCGATCAGCCGCGAGGCGCACACGACGCTGGCGATCGCCATGAACCGGCTCGGCGGCAAGTCGAACACCGGCGAGGGCGGCGAGGAGCCGGATCGCTTCAAGCCGTTGCCGAACGGCGATTCGATGCGCTCGGCCGTCAAGCAGGTCGCCTCCGGCCGCTTCGGCGTGACCACCGAATATCTGGTCAATTCCGACATGATGCAGATCAAGATGGCGCAGGGCGCCAAGCCCGGCGAGGGCGGCCAGCTCCCCGGCCACAAGGTCGACGCGATCATCGCCAAGGTGCGCCACTCGACGCCGGGCGTTGGCCTGATCTCGCCGCCGCCACACCATGACATCTATTCGATTGAGGATCTGGCGCAGCTCATCTTCGACCTGAAGAACGCCAACCCGGCCGCCGACATTTCAGTCAAGCTGGTCTCCGAGGTCGGCGTCGGCACGGTGGCTGCCGGCGTTGCTAAGGCGCGCGCCGACCATGTCACCATCTCGGGCTTCGAGGGCGGCACCGGGGCGAGCCCTTTGACCTCGATCAAGCACGCCGGCAGCCCGTGGGAGATCGGTCTTGCCGAGACCCACCAGACCCTGGTCGTCAACCGCCTGCGCGGTCGCATATCGGTCCAGGTCGATGGCGGGCTGCGCACCGGGCGCGACGTGATCGTCGCCGCGCTGCTCGGCGCCGACGAGTTCGGCTTCGCCACCGCGCCGCTGATCGCCGCCGGCTGCATCATGATGCGCAAGTGCCACCTCAACACCTGCCCGGTCGGCATCGCCACCCAGGACCCGATTCTGCGCAAGCGCTTCGTCGGCCTGCCCGAGCACGTCATCAACTATTTCTTCTTCGTCGCCGAGGAAGCGCGCGAGCTTATGGCCAAGATGGGCTTTCGTACCTTCAATGAGATGATCGGCCAGATGCAGATGCTCGACAAGCGCCGCGTCGTCGACCATTGGAAGGCGCGTGGGCTTGATTTCTCCCGCCTATTCCGCAAGCCGGAAGCCGCGCCGGGCGTTGCCATATACAAGTGCGAGCCGCAGACCCATCAGATCAACGACGTGCTCGACCGCAAGCTCATCGCCGAGGCCCGACCGGCGCTGGAAGACAAGACCCCGGTGCGAATCGAAACCACAATCCGCAACACGAACCGCACCGTAGGCACCATGCTCTCGGGCGAGATCGCCAGGCGCTACGGCCATGCCGGGCTGCCGGAGGACACGATCTGGATCAAGTTCACCGGCACCGCTGGACAGAGCTTCGGCGCCTGGGTCGCCCACGGGGTTACACTGGAGCTCGAGGGCGACACCAACGACTACACCGGCAAGGGCTTGTCCGGCGGCCGGCTGATCGTCTATCCGCCGGCGAAATCGAGCATCGTCCCGGAGGAAAGTATAGTCGTCGGCAACACGGTGCTTTACGGCGCCATATCGGGTGAATGCTATTTCCGCGGGGTCGCCGGCGAACGCTTCGCGGTACGCAACTCAGGCGCCATCGCGGTGATCGAGGGCGCCGGCGATCATTGCTGCGAATATATGACCGGGGGGGTGGTCGTCGTCCTCGGCGTGACCGGGCGCAATTTCGCCGCCGGCATGTCGGGCGGCATCGCCTATGTTCTTGACGAAGTCGGCGATTTTGCCCGCCGCTGCAATCTGGCGATGGTCGAGCTCGAGCCGGTCGAGCAAGAAGAAGATCTGATGGAGCGGCGGCTGCATCAGCGCGGCGACCTCGAGGGCCACGGGCGCGTGGACGTTTCCGCCGACATGACCCGTTTCGACGAGGAGCGCCTGCACCAGTTGATCACCAATCATCTGCGCTACACCGGCTCCGCGCGCGCCAAGGCGATCCTCGGTGACTGGCAGGCTTATCTGCCGAAATTCGTCAAGGTCATGCCGGTCGAATATCGCCGCGCCCTGCTCGAGCTTCAGGCCCAGGAGGTGACCGGAGAGGCCCTCGCGGTGGCGGGCGAGTAG
- a CDS encoding prolyl oligopeptidase family serine peptidase codes for MDTNPRTPGGTGFARIWSSPISAALAAEASLRFGAVAAGGHGPVWIEERPAEQGRGVVVRLGHDGMAHDMLPHGYSARSRVHEYGGGALFVDGNSVFFVNHADQDIYAIEGDGTPSRLTRAGDTRFADMDRDRAHGRLLAVAEIAAPDRHPKNIIATIGLDGAERGEVASLIEGADFYAFPRVSADGRRLAWLEWNLPAMPWEAAILKCAEIGDDGRPRPSITVAGGPGGAAFQPEWGADGSLFFVVEKGEWSGLHLWREGVIRPVFTPEAELLRPLWALGQRSYALLGDGRIAAAALCNGEQKLWLVDPGSGSKRRLELPHRAIDHLAGAADGTLYAVASDDDQVPAVAEMVVGRDAPAWRTLARPGAMGLAKEFLSVGKTLRLSAADGRTVPAVYYPPRNPGHLEANAALPPMLVMAHGGPTGAATRGLQIKVQFWTSRGFAVLDVDYRGSVGYGRAHRQALQGAWGEMDAEDMVVAAEAAIEHGLADPERLIATGRSAGGFTALCALIRSNIFRAASIHFGVADLATLLATTHKFEAGYLYGLTGTTPGATEPVFEARSPLAQAARISAPVLLLQGLDDPAVPARQARDIAASLRGRGVPVAHLEFAGEGHGFRRAETIRTAFLAELAFFSRVLGLPAGEPLPDLHIWNWDKQP; via the coding sequence ATGGACACCAATCCCAGGACCCCAGGCGGAACGGGCTTTGCGCGCATCTGGTCGTCACCGATCTCCGCGGCGCTGGCGGCCGAAGCGAGCCTGCGTTTCGGCGCCGTGGCGGCAGGTGGCCATGGACCCGTCTGGATCGAGGAACGGCCGGCCGAGCAGGGACGCGGCGTCGTCGTGCGCCTCGGCCACGACGGAATGGCGCACGATATGCTGCCTCACGGCTATTCGGCGCGCTCGCGCGTTCATGAATATGGCGGCGGGGCGCTGTTCGTCGACGGCAACAGCGTCTTCTTCGTTAACCACGCCGATCAGGACATTTACGCCATCGAGGGCGATGGGACACCGTCACGGCTGACGCGTGCCGGCGACACGCGCTTTGCGGACATGGACCGCGACCGGGCACATGGGCGTCTGCTGGCGGTGGCCGAAATCGCCGCGCCGGATCGCCATCCGAAGAATATCATCGCCACGATCGGCCTTGACGGGGCAGAGCGCGGCGAAGTTGCTTCCCTTATCGAAGGCGCCGATTTTTATGCGTTTCCGCGGGTCAGCGCGGACGGCCGTCGGCTTGCCTGGCTGGAATGGAACCTGCCGGCGATGCCGTGGGAGGCGGCGATATTGAAATGTGCCGAGATCGGCGACGACGGCCGGCCGCGCCCGAGCATCACCGTTGCCGGCGGACCGGGGGGCGCCGCCTTCCAGCCGGAATGGGGCGCCGATGGTTCGCTTTTTTTCGTGGTCGAGAAAGGCGAATGGAGCGGCCTGCACCTGTGGCGGGAGGGCGTCATACGGCCGGTCTTCACGCCGGAAGCCGAGCTCCTGCGCCCGCTCTGGGCGCTCGGCCAGCGGAGCTATGCGCTGCTCGGCGACGGGCGCATCGCGGCAGCCGCTTTGTGCAACGGCGAGCAGAAGCTTTGGCTCGTCGACCCGGGCAGCGGCAGCAAACGACGCCTCGAACTGCCGCACCGGGCCATCGACCATCTCGCCGGGGCGGCGGACGGCACGCTCTATGCCGTAGCCTCCGACGACGACCAGGTGCCGGCGGTGGCGGAGATGGTCGTCGGTCGAGACGCACCGGCCTGGCGCACGCTCGCCCGGCCCGGCGCGATGGGGCTTGCGAAGGAGTTTCTTTCAGTCGGCAAGACACTGCGCCTGAGCGCCGCCGACGGGCGCACGGTCCCCGCGGTTTATTATCCGCCGCGTAATCCCGGTCATCTTGAGGCCAATGCCGCCCTGCCGCCGATGCTGGTCATGGCTCATGGCGGGCCGACGGGGGCTGCGACGCGGGGCCTGCAGATCAAGGTGCAATTCTGGACCAGCCGCGGCTTTGCGGTCCTCGACGTCGATTATCGCGGCAGCGTCGGCTATGGCCGCGCCCATCGCCAAGCGCTCCAGGGGGCGTGGGGAGAGATGGACGCCGAAGACATGGTCGTTGCCGCCGAAGCTGCCATTGAGCACGGCCTTGCCGACCCGGAGCGGCTCATCGCCACCGGGCGCAGCGCCGGCGGGTTCACCGCGCTTTGCGCGCTCATCCGCAGCAATATCTTCCGCGCGGCCAGCATCCACTTCGGCGTTGCTGACCTCGCCACCCTCCTTGCGACCACCCACAAATTCGAGGCCGGCTATCTTTACGGTCTGACCGGGACCACGCCCGGCGCGACGGAGCCGGTGTTTGAAGCCCGCTCGCCGCTCGCCCAGGCAGCCCGCATCTCGGCCCCCGTGCTGCTGCTGCAGGGGCTCGATGATCCCGCCGTGCCGGCGCGGCAGGCGCGCGACATCGCTGCAAGCCTGCGGGGGCGCGGTGTTCCCGTGGCGCATCTGGAATTTGCCGGCGAGGGGCACGGCTTCCGCCGCGCGGAGACGATCCGCACGGCGTTTCTCGCCGAACTTGCATTCTTCTCTCGGGTCTTGGGGCTTCCTGCCGGCGAGCCGCTGCCCGACCTTCACATCTGGAACTGGGACAAGCAGCCATGA
- a CDS encoding low specificity L-threonine aldolase codes for MNFASDNAYGVSQPIIDALQRANVGAVIAYGADDLSARVEEAFCALFERQVKVFQLVTGTAANALSIAVHSPPYGAVLCHQESHIMVDECGAPEFFSGGVKLVGLGGAAGKLTPETVAEALAGFTRGNQHQVQPAVLSLTQATEAGTVYSVKEVATLAKLAHRNGLAVHMDGARFANAVVGLNVTPAELSWRAGVDVLSFGATKNGAMAAEAVVLFAPDQADALMYRRKRAGHLISKSRFVAAQLLAYLEDDHWRDLARRANGLARRLADGIERSGAARLAFPVEANEVFAILPRDLDAKLRQAGAVYYKWPAKGPSGKNAIGPAEVLVRFVASFATPEKDVEGLIALIDAS; via the coding sequence ATGAACTTCGCCAGCGACAATGCCTATGGGGTGTCGCAGCCGATCATCGATGCGCTTCAGCGCGCCAATGTCGGCGCGGTCATCGCCTATGGCGCTGACGATCTCAGCGCCCGTGTGGAGGAGGCTTTTTGCGCGCTGTTCGAACGGCAGGTAAAGGTGTTTCAATTGGTCACCGGCACGGCCGCCAACGCGCTTTCCATCGCTGTCCATTCGCCGCCCTACGGCGCGGTGCTGTGTCACCAGGAAAGCCACATCATGGTCGACGAATGCGGAGCGCCGGAATTCTTCTCCGGCGGCGTCAAGCTGGTCGGTCTCGGGGGAGCCGCCGGCAAGCTGACGCCGGAAACCGTCGCCGAGGCGCTCGCCGGCTTCACCCGCGGCAACCAGCATCAGGTGCAGCCGGCGGTGCTCAGCCTGACTCAGGCGACGGAGGCGGGGACCGTCTATTCGGTCAAGGAGGTCGCCACGCTCGCGAAACTGGCCCACCGCAACGGGCTTGCGGTGCATATGGACGGGGCGCGGTTTGCCAACGCGGTTGTCGGCCTCAACGTCACGCCGGCGGAGCTGAGCTGGCGCGCCGGCGTCGATGTATTGTCCTTCGGCGCCACCAAGAACGGCGCCATGGCGGCCGAAGCGGTGGTCCTGTTCGCTCCCGATCAGGCCGATGCGCTGATGTACCGGCGCAAACGCGCCGGCCACCTGATTTCGAAAAGCCGCTTTGTCGCCGCCCAATTGCTGGCTTATCTGGAGGATGACCACTGGCGCGATCTGGCGCGCCGGGCCAATGGTCTGGCCCGCCGGCTCGCCGACGGGATCGAGAGGTCGGGTGCGGCGCGGCTCGCCTTCCCGGTCGAGGCGAACGAGGTCTTTGCCATTCTGCCGCGCGACCTCGACGCGAAGCTGCGCCAGGCCGGCGCCGTCTATTACAAGTGGCCGGCGAAGGGACCCAGCGGCAAGAACGCGATCGGTCCGGCCGAGGTCCTGGTCCGCTTCGTTGCCTCCTTCGCCACGCCCGAGAAGGATGTCGAGGGGTTGATCGCCCTGATCGACGCTTCGTGA
- a CDS encoding Hsp20 family protein yields the protein MRQFDLSPLYRSTVGFDRLFSLLDSVGFNEVSAPSYPPYNIERFDENAYRITMAVAGFREQDLNIEVKENTLTIHGEKREEETSERGEVLHQGIAARGFERRFQLADHVEVVGASLENGLLHVDLKRELPETMKPRTIAIGTSGGKKAIGKAA from the coding sequence ATGCGTCAATTCGATCTCAGCCCGCTTTATCGTTCCACCGTCGGCTTCGACCGCCTGTTCTCGTTGCTCGATTCGGTCGGCTTCAACGAGGTTTCGGCTCCATCCTACCCGCCCTACAATATTGAGCGCTTCGACGAGAACGCCTATCGCATCACCATGGCGGTTGCCGGGTTCCGCGAGCAGGACCTGAACATCGAGGTCAAGGAAAACACCTTGACCATTCACGGCGAGAAGCGTGAGGAAGAGACCTCCGAGCGCGGCGAAGTCCTGCATCAGGGTATTGCCGCCCGTGGTTTCGAGCGCCGCTTCCAGCTCGCCGATCACGTCGAGGTCGTCGGCGCGAGCCTGGAAAACGGCTTGCTGCATGTCGACCTGAAGCGTGAGCTGCCCGAGACCATGAAGCCGCGGACCATCGCTATCGGCACCAGTGGCGGCAAGAAGGCCATCGGCAAGGCGGCCTGA
- a CDS encoding alpha/beta hydrolase — MDLIATTDNPIPEGADTGFFAGVGNLPIRYATWRPRGLQLKGTVCLFNGRGECIEEYFETISDLLKRKFAVATMDWRGQGGSGRMLANSRKGFVDSFEDYDADMATFMHQTVLPDCPAPYFGFGHSTGAHILLRAARTRSAWFERMVLVSPLIELGPRLLAQSVLCPLAEVLTFVGFGAAYVPGGGDSPLESTPLRKSLLTTDPVRHARNAKIVEEAPQLALGSPTIQWVFAACRSMAELARPEFPSTINIPLIIFAGSGDRVVSIRAMERLAQQLRTGSLLLINGARHEILMERNPIRNEFWAAFDAFIPGTPVFAHARG; from the coding sequence ATGGATCTGATTGCGACAACGGACAATCCGATTCCCGAGGGTGCCGACACGGGCTTTTTCGCCGGGGTGGGGAACCTGCCGATCCGCTATGCGACCTGGCGTCCCAGGGGCCTGCAGCTCAAAGGCACGGTCTGCCTTTTCAATGGCCGCGGCGAGTGCATCGAAGAATATTTCGAGACGATTTCCGATTTGCTGAAGCGCAAATTCGCCGTCGCCACCATGGATTGGCGCGGCCAGGGCGGCTCCGGGCGGATGCTCGCCAATTCGCGCAAAGGATTCGTCGACAGTTTTGAGGATTACGACGCCGACATGGCGACCTTCATGCACCAGACCGTGCTGCCCGACTGCCCGGCGCCGTATTTCGGTTTCGGTCATTCCACCGGCGCGCACATTCTGCTGCGCGCGGCGCGCACGCGCTCGGCATGGTTCGAACGTATGGTTCTGGTTTCGCCGCTGATCGAGCTGGGTCCCCGCTTGCTGGCGCAATCGGTCCTGTGCCCGCTCGCCGAGGTGCTAACCTTCGTGGGGTTCGGCGCGGCGTATGTTCCAGGCGGCGGCGATTCGCCGTTGGAAAGCACACCGCTGCGCAAGAGCCTGTTGACCACGGATCCGGTCCGTCACGCCCGCAATGCCAAGATCGTGGAAGAGGCGCCGCAACTGGCGCTCGGCAGCCCGACCATCCAATGGGTTTTCGCCGCCTGCCGTTCGATGGCCGAGCTTGCCCGGCCGGAATTTCCGAGCACAATCAATATCCCGCTCATCATCTTCGCCGGCAGCGGCGACAGGGTCGTCTCGATCCGCGCCATGGAGCGCCTAGCGCAACAGCTCAGGACCGGATCATTGTTGTTGATCAACGGCGCGCGGCACGAGATTCTGATGGAGCGCAATCCGATCCGCAACGAGTTCTGGGCCGCTTTCGACGCCTTCATACCGGGCACGCCGGTGTTTGCGCACGCGCGCGGCTAG